In one Aquila chrysaetos chrysaetos chromosome 24, bAquChr1.4, whole genome shotgun sequence genomic region, the following are encoded:
- the DYRK3 gene encoding dual specificity tyrosine-phosphorylation-regulated kinase 3 isoform X3, giving the protein MKDHPLTGSQVKVEQLFEDCGNRRSSTLQSVGITGSERSLPSLTKDKSIESISTSKGGGSSSKAHKAISQAPEQAVKQYKHQLSAYEQQEIFNFSEIYFVGPAAKKRQGVIGGPNNGGYDDDQGSYIHVPHDHLAYRYEVLKIIGKGSFGQVAKVYDHKLHQHLALKMVRNEKRFHRQAAEEIRILEHLKKQDKTGSMNVIHMLESFTFRNHICMTFELLSMNLYELIKRNKFQGFSIQLVRKFAHSILQCLDALYRNKIIHCDLKPENILLKQQGRSGIKVIDFGSSCFEHQRVYTYIQSRFYRAPEVILGSRYGMPIDMWSFGCILVELLTGYPLFPGEDEGDQLACMMELLGMPPQKLLDQSKRAKNFINSKGHPRYCTVTTHADGRVTLNGSRSRRGKIRGAPGNKDWVTALKGCDDPLFIEFLKECLSWDPSARMTPSQALRHPWICKRTPKPPSTDKTSNKRISSYTSSFTGIGSKLPPVVGVANKLRANLTSDSNGSIPLCTVLPKLVS; this is encoded by the coding sequence ATGAAGGATCACCCTCTGACTGGAAGTCAGGTCAAAGTGGAGCAATTATTTGAAGACTGTGGCAACAGAAGGAGTAGCACTCTTCAGTCTGTAGGAATTACTGGTTCAGAAAGATCTCTTCCTTCCCTGACAAAAGATAAAAGTATAGAGAGCATAAGCACTTCTAAAGGTGGTGGTAGTTCCTCAAAAGCACATAAAGCCATTTCCCAAGCTCCAGAGCAAGCTGTCAAACAGTACAAACATCAATTATCTGCTTATGAGCAGCAagagatatttaatttttctgaaatttactTTGTGGGTCCAGCTGCAAAAAAGAGGCAAGGAGTAATTGGTGGTCCCAACAATGGAGGTTATGATGATGACCAAGGCAGCTACATTCACGTGCCCCATGACCATCTTGCTTACCGGTATGAAGTACTCAAAATCATTGGCAAGGGCAGTTTTGGACAAGTTGCTAAAGTCTACGATCACAAACTCCACCAACACTTAGCCTTAAAGATGGTTCGCAATGAAAAGAGGTTCCATCgccaagcagcagaagaaatccGGATTCTGGAGCATCTGAAGAAGCAGGACAAAACAGGCAGTATGAATGTTATTCACATGCTGGAAAGCTTCACCTTTCGGAACCACATCTGTATGACCTTTGAACTCTTGAGTATGAACCTATATGAgctgattaaaagaaataagtttCAGGGCTTCAGTATCCAACTGGTACGCAAGTTTGCTCACTCTATTCTGCAGTGTTTGGATGCCCTTTATAGAAACAAAATCATACACTGTGACTTGAAGCCAGAAAATATCCTCCTAAAACAGCAAGGGAGGAGTGGAATCAAGGTTATAGATTTTGGGTCCAGCTGTTTTGAGCACCAAAGAGTCTACACATATATTCAGTCTCGATTTTATCGGGCACCAGAGGTAATTCTGGGAAGTCGCTATGGGATGCCCATAGACATGTGGAGTTTTGGCTGTATTCTGGTGGAGCTATTGACTGGATACCCTCTTTTTCCTGGGGAGGATGAGGGAGACCAACTGGCTTGTATGATGGAACTTCTTGGAATGCCACCTCAGAAGCTTTTGGATCAATCCAAGCGAGCCAAGAACTTCATCAACTCTAAGGGTCATCCTCGCTACTGCACTGTAACTACACATGCAGATGGAAGAGTGACCCTTAATGGCAGTCGATCGCGCCGGGGTAAAATACGAGGCGCTCCAGGGAACAAAGACTGGGTGACGGCACTGAAAGGCTGCGACGATCCCTTGTTTATAGAGTTCTTAAAAGAATGTCTCAGCTGGGATCCTTCCGCACGCATGACTCCGAGTCAAGCTTTGAGGCACCCTTGGATTTGTAAACGAACGCCCAAACCACCCAGCACTGATAAAACCTCCAATAAACGGATTTCTAGCTATACAAGTTCTTTCACAGGAATAGGTTCTAAGTTGCCTCCTGTAGTTGGAGTAGCGAACAAGCTGAGGGCTAATTTAACATCTGACTCCAATGGCAGTATACCTCTATGTACTGTGCTACCCAAGCTGGTCAGCTAA
- the DYRK3 gene encoding dual specificity tyrosine-phosphorylation-regulated kinase 3 isoform X1: MLLGRKPEAPLGAARFGDGLYDSYMRIDQIRYQESTNEEHSPSGLPSLGRSNVSSNKLAMKDHPLTGSQVKVEQLFEDCGNRRSSTLQSVGITGSERSLPSLTKDKSIESISTSKGGGSSSKAHKAISQAPEQAVKQYKHQLSAYEQQEIFNFSEIYFVGPAAKKRQGVIGGPNNGGYDDDQGSYIHVPHDHLAYRYEVLKIIGKGSFGQVAKVYDHKLHQHLALKMVRNEKRFHRQAAEEIRILEHLKKQDKTGSMNVIHMLESFTFRNHICMTFELLSMNLYELIKRNKFQGFSIQLVRKFAHSILQCLDALYRNKIIHCDLKPENILLKQQGRSGIKVIDFGSSCFEHQRVYTYIQSRFYRAPEVILGSRYGMPIDMWSFGCILVELLTGYPLFPGEDEGDQLACMMELLGMPPQKLLDQSKRAKNFINSKGHPRYCTVTTHADGRVTLNGSRSRRGKIRGAPGNKDWVTALKGCDDPLFIEFLKECLSWDPSARMTPSQALRHPWICKRTPKPPSTDKTSNKRISSYTSSFTGIGSKLPPVVGVANKLRANLTSDSNGSIPLCTVLPKLVS, from the exons aTGCTGCTGGGCAGGAAGCCGGAGGCGCCCCTCGGGGCag CCAGGTTTGGAGATGGATTATATGACTCCTATATGAGGATAGATCAGATTAGGTACCAAGAGTCTACAAATGAAGAACACAGCCCCTCAGGACTTCCTTCCCTTGGAAGATCTAAT GTTTCTAGCAACAAACTTGCAATGAAGGATCACCCTCTGACTGGAAGTCAGGTCAAAGTGGAGCAATTATTTGAAGACTGTGGCAACAGAAGGAGTAGCACTCTTCAGTCTGTAGGAATTACTGGTTCAGAAAGATCTCTTCCTTCCCTGACAAAAGATAAAAGTATAGAGAGCATAAGCACTTCTAAAGGTGGTGGTAGTTCCTCAAAAGCACATAAAGCCATTTCCCAAGCTCCAGAGCAAGCTGTCAAACAGTACAAACATCAATTATCTGCTTATGAGCAGCAagagatatttaatttttctgaaatttactTTGTGGGTCCAGCTGCAAAAAAGAGGCAAGGAGTAATTGGTGGTCCCAACAATGGAGGTTATGATGATGACCAAGGCAGCTACATTCACGTGCCCCATGACCATCTTGCTTACCGGTATGAAGTACTCAAAATCATTGGCAAGGGCAGTTTTGGACAAGTTGCTAAAGTCTACGATCACAAACTCCACCAACACTTAGCCTTAAAGATGGTTCGCAATGAAAAGAGGTTCCATCgccaagcagcagaagaaatccGGATTCTGGAGCATCTGAAGAAGCAGGACAAAACAGGCAGTATGAATGTTATTCACATGCTGGAAAGCTTCACCTTTCGGAACCACATCTGTATGACCTTTGAACTCTTGAGTATGAACCTATATGAgctgattaaaagaaataagtttCAGGGCTTCAGTATCCAACTGGTACGCAAGTTTGCTCACTCTATTCTGCAGTGTTTGGATGCCCTTTATAGAAACAAAATCATACACTGTGACTTGAAGCCAGAAAATATCCTCCTAAAACAGCAAGGGAGGAGTGGAATCAAGGTTATAGATTTTGGGTCCAGCTGTTTTGAGCACCAAAGAGTCTACACATATATTCAGTCTCGATTTTATCGGGCACCAGAGGTAATTCTGGGAAGTCGCTATGGGATGCCCATAGACATGTGGAGTTTTGGCTGTATTCTGGTGGAGCTATTGACTGGATACCCTCTTTTTCCTGGGGAGGATGAGGGAGACCAACTGGCTTGTATGATGGAACTTCTTGGAATGCCACCTCAGAAGCTTTTGGATCAATCCAAGCGAGCCAAGAACTTCATCAACTCTAAGGGTCATCCTCGCTACTGCACTGTAACTACACATGCAGATGGAAGAGTGACCCTTAATGGCAGTCGATCGCGCCGGGGTAAAATACGAGGCGCTCCAGGGAACAAAGACTGGGTGACGGCACTGAAAGGCTGCGACGATCCCTTGTTTATAGAGTTCTTAAAAGAATGTCTCAGCTGGGATCCTTCCGCACGCATGACTCCGAGTCAAGCTTTGAGGCACCCTTGGATTTGTAAACGAACGCCCAAACCACCCAGCACTGATAAAACCTCCAATAAACGGATTTCTAGCTATACAAGTTCTTTCACAGGAATAGGTTCTAAGTTGCCTCCTGTAGTTGGAGTAGCGAACAAGCTGAGGGCTAATTTAACATCTGACTCCAATGGCAGTATACCTCTATGTACTGTGCTACCCAAGCTGGTCAGCTAA
- the DYRK3 gene encoding dual specificity tyrosine-phosphorylation-regulated kinase 3 isoform X2, giving the protein MCVVVFGKNIHFPSLRTVPRCWIVSSNKLAMKDHPLTGSQVKVEQLFEDCGNRRSSTLQSVGITGSERSLPSLTKDKSIESISTSKGGGSSSKAHKAISQAPEQAVKQYKHQLSAYEQQEIFNFSEIYFVGPAAKKRQGVIGGPNNGGYDDDQGSYIHVPHDHLAYRYEVLKIIGKGSFGQVAKVYDHKLHQHLALKMVRNEKRFHRQAAEEIRILEHLKKQDKTGSMNVIHMLESFTFRNHICMTFELLSMNLYELIKRNKFQGFSIQLVRKFAHSILQCLDALYRNKIIHCDLKPENILLKQQGRSGIKVIDFGSSCFEHQRVYTYIQSRFYRAPEVILGSRYGMPIDMWSFGCILVELLTGYPLFPGEDEGDQLACMMELLGMPPQKLLDQSKRAKNFINSKGHPRYCTVTTHADGRVTLNGSRSRRGKIRGAPGNKDWVTALKGCDDPLFIEFLKECLSWDPSARMTPSQALRHPWICKRTPKPPSTDKTSNKRISSYTSSFTGIGSKLPPVVGVANKLRANLTSDSNGSIPLCTVLPKLVS; this is encoded by the exons ATGTGTGTAGTTGTTTTTGGCAAGAACATTCACTTCCCTTCTTTACGGACTGTGCCGAGATGTTGGATT GTTTCTAGCAACAAACTTGCAATGAAGGATCACCCTCTGACTGGAAGTCAGGTCAAAGTGGAGCAATTATTTGAAGACTGTGGCAACAGAAGGAGTAGCACTCTTCAGTCTGTAGGAATTACTGGTTCAGAAAGATCTCTTCCTTCCCTGACAAAAGATAAAAGTATAGAGAGCATAAGCACTTCTAAAGGTGGTGGTAGTTCCTCAAAAGCACATAAAGCCATTTCCCAAGCTCCAGAGCAAGCTGTCAAACAGTACAAACATCAATTATCTGCTTATGAGCAGCAagagatatttaatttttctgaaatttactTTGTGGGTCCAGCTGCAAAAAAGAGGCAAGGAGTAATTGGTGGTCCCAACAATGGAGGTTATGATGATGACCAAGGCAGCTACATTCACGTGCCCCATGACCATCTTGCTTACCGGTATGAAGTACTCAAAATCATTGGCAAGGGCAGTTTTGGACAAGTTGCTAAAGTCTACGATCACAAACTCCACCAACACTTAGCCTTAAAGATGGTTCGCAATGAAAAGAGGTTCCATCgccaagcagcagaagaaatccGGATTCTGGAGCATCTGAAGAAGCAGGACAAAACAGGCAGTATGAATGTTATTCACATGCTGGAAAGCTTCACCTTTCGGAACCACATCTGTATGACCTTTGAACTCTTGAGTATGAACCTATATGAgctgattaaaagaaataagtttCAGGGCTTCAGTATCCAACTGGTACGCAAGTTTGCTCACTCTATTCTGCAGTGTTTGGATGCCCTTTATAGAAACAAAATCATACACTGTGACTTGAAGCCAGAAAATATCCTCCTAAAACAGCAAGGGAGGAGTGGAATCAAGGTTATAGATTTTGGGTCCAGCTGTTTTGAGCACCAAAGAGTCTACACATATATTCAGTCTCGATTTTATCGGGCACCAGAGGTAATTCTGGGAAGTCGCTATGGGATGCCCATAGACATGTGGAGTTTTGGCTGTATTCTGGTGGAGCTATTGACTGGATACCCTCTTTTTCCTGGGGAGGATGAGGGAGACCAACTGGCTTGTATGATGGAACTTCTTGGAATGCCACCTCAGAAGCTTTTGGATCAATCCAAGCGAGCCAAGAACTTCATCAACTCTAAGGGTCATCCTCGCTACTGCACTGTAACTACACATGCAGATGGAAGAGTGACCCTTAATGGCAGTCGATCGCGCCGGGGTAAAATACGAGGCGCTCCAGGGAACAAAGACTGGGTGACGGCACTGAAAGGCTGCGACGATCCCTTGTTTATAGAGTTCTTAAAAGAATGTCTCAGCTGGGATCCTTCCGCACGCATGACTCCGAGTCAAGCTTTGAGGCACCCTTGGATTTGTAAACGAACGCCCAAACCACCCAGCACTGATAAAACCTCCAATAAACGGATTTCTAGCTATACAAGTTCTTTCACAGGAATAGGTTCTAAGTTGCCTCCTGTAGTTGGAGTAGCGAACAAGCTGAGGGCTAATTTAACATCTGACTCCAATGGCAGTATACCTCTATGTACTGTGCTACCCAAGCTGGTCAGCTAA